In Pigmentiphaga litoralis, the genomic window ACGCTCGCCAAGGTGCGTCGCGAACGCATGGGCCACATCGAACTGGCCAGCCCGGTCGCGCACATCTGGTTCCTGAAGTCGCTGCCGTCGCGTCTGGGCATGGTCCTGGACATGACGCTGCGCGACATCGAACGCGTGCTGTACTTCGAAGCATATTGCGTCATCGACGCAGGCATGACGCCGCTCAAGCGCGGCCAGATCATGTCGGAAGACGACTTCCTGGCCAAGACGGAAGAGTACGGCGATGACTTCCGCGCCGTGATGGGTGCCGAGGCCGTGCGCGAACTGCTGCGCAACCTCGACATCAATCGCGATGTGGAAACGCTCCGTGCCGATCTGCAGGCCACGAGTTCGGACGCCAAGATCAAGAAGATTTCCAAGCGCCTGAAGGTGCTGGAAGGCTTCCAGAAGTCGGGCATCAAGCCGGACTGGATGATCCTGGAAGTGCTGCCCGTTCTGCCGCCCGAGCTGCGCCCGCTGGTGCCGCTGGACGGTGGCCGGTTTGCCACGTCCGACCTGAACGACCTGTATCGCCGGGTGATCAACCGCAACAACCGTCTGAAGCGTCTGCTCGAGCTGAAGGCCCCTGAAATCATCGTGCGCAACGAAAAGCGCATGCTGCAGGAAGCCGTCGACTCGCTGCTGGACAACGGTCGCCGCGGCAAGGCCATGACGGGCGCCAACAAGCGTCCGCTCAAGTCGCTGGCCGACATGATCAAGGGCAAGAGCGGTCGTTTCCGTCAGAACCTGCTGGGCAAGCGCGTCGACTACTCGGGCCGTTCGGTCATCGTGGTGGGTCCTCAGCTCAAGCTGCACCAGTGCGGTCTGCCCAAGCTGATGGCGCTGGAACTGTTCAAGCCCTTCATCTTCAACCGTCTGGAAATGATGGGTCTGGCCACGACCATCAAGGCGGCAAAGAAGCTGGTCGAGACGCAGGAACCGGTGGTGTGGGACATCCTCGAAGAGGTGATCCGCGAACATCCGATCATGCTGAACCGCGCACCGACTCTGCACCGCCTGGGTATCCAGGCGTTCGAGCCGGTGCTGATCGAAGGCAAGGCGATCCAGCTGCACCCGCTGGTTTGCGCGGCGTTCAACGCCGACTTCGACGGTGACCAGATGGCCGTTCACGTGCCGCTGTCCATCGAAGCGCAGCTCGAAGCCCGTACGCTGATGCTGGCCTCGAACAACATTCTGTTCCCGGCCAACGGCGAACCGTCGATCGTGCCGTCGCAGGACATCGTGCTGGGCCTGTACTACGCCACGCGCGAACGTGTGAACGGTCGCGGCGAAGGTACGCACTTCGTTGACGTGTCGGAAGTCCTGCGCGCCTACGAAAACAAGTTCGTGGAACTGCAGACGCGCATTACCGTGCGCCTGAACGAATACGAGCGTGACGAACAAGGCGAATGGCAGCCGGTGCTGCGCCGCTTTGAAACCACGGTCGGCCGCGCGATCCTGTCCGAGATCCTTCCGAAGGGCCTGCCCTTCTCGGTGCTGAACAAGGCACTGAAGAAGAAGGAAATCTCGCGCCTGATCAACCAGTCGTTCCGTCGTTGCGGCCTGCGCGACACGGTCATCTTTGCTGACCAGCTGATGCAGTCGGGCTTCCGCCTGGCCACGCGCGGCGGTATCTCGATCTGCATGGACGACATGCTGATCCCGGACGCCAAGGTCGGCATCCTGGCCGAAGCCAGCAAGGAAGTGAAGGAAATCGACAAGCAATACTCGTCGGGTCTGGTCACGTCGCAGGAACGGTACAACAACGTGGTGGACATCTGGGGCAAGGCAGGCGATCGCGTCGGCAAGGCCATGATGGAACAACTGTCGACCGAGCCCGTGATCGATCGCCATGGCAATGCAACACGCCAGGAATCGTTCAACTCGATCTACATGATGGCCGACTCGGGCGCGCGCGGTTCCGCAGCGCAGATTCGCCAGCTCGCCGGCATGCGAGGCCTGATGGCCAAGCCTGACGGCTCCATCATCGAGACGCCCATCACGGCAAACTTCCGTGAAGGCCTGAACGTGCTGCAGTACTTCATTTCGACTCACGGCGCTCGTAAGGGCCTGGCCGACACGGCACTGAAGACCGCGAACTCGGGTTACCTGACCCGTCGTCTGGTCGATGTGACGCAAGACTTGGTGATCACCGAAGAAGATTGCGGTACGAACTTCGGCTTCAACATGAAGGCGTTGGTGGAAGGCGGTGAAGTCATCGAACCGCTGCGCGACCGTATTCTGGGTCGTACGGCAGTGTCGGACGTCATCAACCCCGACACGCAGGAAACCGTATTCGAAGCGGGCACGCTGCTCGACGAAGACGCGGTCGAACTGATCGAAAGCCTGGGCATTGACGAAGTCAAGGTGCGTTCGCCGCTGAGCTGCGAAACGCGTCATGGCCTGTGCGCCGCCTGCTACGGCCGCGACCTGGGTCGTGGCTCGTCGGTCAACGTGGGTGAGGCTGTCGGCGTGATCGCCGCCCAGTCCATCGGCGAACCGGGCACGCAGCTGACGATGCGTACGTTCCACATCGGTGGCGCGGCGTCGCGTGCGGCACTGGCTTCCGGCGTGGAAACCAAGTCGAACGGCACGGTGCGGTTCACCAGCGCCATGCGCTACGTGACCAACGTGAAGAACGAACAGGTTGCCATCTCGCGGTCGGGCGAAATCCTGATCGTTGATGACAGCGGCCGCGAACGCGAACGCCACAAGGTGCCTTACGGCGCCATCCTGGTCCACGGCGATGGCTCGGCGGTCAAGGCCGGCGCGCAGCTCGCGACCTGGGATCCGCTGACTCGTCCGATCATTACCGAGCATGCCGGTACGATCAAGTTCGAGAACGTGGAAGAAGGCGTGACCGTGGCCCGTCAGCTCGACGAAGTCACGGGTCTGTCGACGCTGGTTGCCATCACGCCGAAAACGCGTGGCAGCGCCAAGCAGACGGTTCGTCCGCAGGTCAAGCTGCTCAATGAGCAGGGCGAAGAAGTCAAGATCGCCGGTACCGATCACTCGGTGAGCATCTCCTTCCCGGTCGGCGCGCTGATTACCGTGCGCGATGCACAGGAAGTTGGTGTCGGTGAAGTGCTGGCGCGTATTCCGCAAGAATCGCAGAAGACACGTGACATTACCGGGGGTCTGCCCCGCGTGGCCGAGCTGTTCGAAGCCCGTTCGCCGAAGGACGCCGGCATGCTTGCCGACGTTACCGGTACGGTGTCGTTCGGCAAGGACACGAAGGGCAAGCAGCGTCTGGTCATTACCGACCTGGACGGCGTGAGCCACGAATTCCTGATCCCGAAAGAGAAGCAGGTGCTGGTGCACGACGGCCAGGTGGTGAACAAGGGCGAAATGATCGTGGACGGCCCGGCCGACCCGCACGACATCCTGCGTCTGCAGGGTATCGAAAAGCTGGCCAGCTACATCGTCGACGAAGTGCAGGACGTGTACCGTCTGCAGGGCGTGAAGATCAACGACAAGCACATCGAAGTGATCGTGCGTCAGATGCTGCGCCGTGTGGTCATCGTGGATGCGGGCGAAACGTCCTTCATCACCGGTGAACAGGTCGAACGTGCCGAAATGCTCAACGAGAACGATCGTTGCGCTGCCGACAACCGCCGTCCTGCCACGCACTACGACGTGCTGCTCGGTATCACGAAGGCCTCGCTGTCGACCGACTCGTTCATTTCGGCTGCATCGTTCCAGGAAACCACGCGTGTCCTGACCGAAGCCGCCATCATGGGCAAGCGCGACGAACTGCGTGGTCTGAAGGAAAACGTCATTGTCGGCCGCCTGATTCCTGCAGGTACCGGCATGGCCTTCCACCAGGCCCGCAAGGAAAAAGAAGCGCTGGAAGCGGCCGAACGCGAAGTCGTGTTCGCCGATGTGGGCAACACCTTCGACGAAAGCACGATCTTCACGACCGCGCCCGAAACCGTTGGCGCTGCTCCCCAGGACGACGCTGGCGACGACACCCAGGTGTAACGCAAGGTCTTTGCAGTATCCGGACGTTCCGCCTTGCGCGGGCGTCCGTTCCGAAAAAGCCGCTCCGCTTCATGCAGGGCGGCTTTTTTTTCGTCCTTTTGCCCGGCGAGCGGCAGAGCCGCCAGTGTGCTTCCTGCGGCAGCCTTTGCCGTGCATAACATTGGAACCGACGCATCCTCACACACTCTCCAACGGTCGAGCGTAAAAGAACGTTGATAAACTAACTCGGCCAGTCGGTGGTGACGGCACAAAGGTTTATTGGGAAGTCATGGCTGTAACTACGCGGGAATTGCTCGCCCACGCTCCGCACGACGCGCTGCAAAGCCTGTCGGGCCTGGGCGGGCTGTTCGACGCGCTTCAGAACAGCGACATGGCGGTGGTCGTGGCCGACGTGCGCGAGCCCGAGCAGCCCATCGTGTTCGCCAACGAAGCGTTCACGGCGTTGACCGGGTACGGGTTGGCCGAGATCCTGGGCCGCAACTGCCGTTTCATGCAGGGTCCGCTGACCGACAACGCCGCCATCCGCGCCATGCGCGAGGCGGTTGCAGAAAGCCGCCGTGTGTACATCGACGTGCAGAACTATCGCAAAGACGGTGCGCTGTTCTGGAACCGGATTGCGCTCAGCCCCGTAGCGGACGCCGGCGGCGCTGTTACTCACTACATTGCCTTGCAGTGCGACGTCACCCTGGTCCACCAGGCCATCGCCACGCGCGACGCCCTGCGCGCCAGCGACGAAGCACCCGAATACAGCCTGCTCGGATCGCAGCTGATCGGGTCGTGGAACTGGGACGTGCGCCATGACCGCGTCTATGCCGACGAACGGTATGCCGCCCTGTATGACGTCACCGCCGCGCAAGCCGCACGCGGGGCATCGCTGGCAAACTTCCTGCGCAACGTCCACCCCGAAGACCGCGAGCGTGCCGAACAGACGGCCCGATCCGCGATCGAGAGCGGCGAGGCCTATCAGGACGAATACCGGGTCGTCACCCAGGGCCGCGTACGGTGGATCGCGCTGCGCGGGCAATGCACCTACAACGACGACGGCACGCCGCGGTCGTTTTCCGGCGTGGCCTGGGACATC contains:
- the rpoC gene encoding DNA-directed RNA polymerase subunit beta' codes for the protein MKALLDLFKQVTQEEQFDAIRIGIASPEKIRSWSFGEVKKPETINYRTFKPERDGLFCAKIFGPIKDYECLCGKYKRLKHRGVICEKCGVEVTLAKVRRERMGHIELASPVAHIWFLKSLPSRLGMVLDMTLRDIERVLYFEAYCVIDAGMTPLKRGQIMSEDDFLAKTEEYGDDFRAVMGAEAVRELLRNLDINRDVETLRADLQATSSDAKIKKISKRLKVLEGFQKSGIKPDWMILEVLPVLPPELRPLVPLDGGRFATSDLNDLYRRVINRNNRLKRLLELKAPEIIVRNEKRMLQEAVDSLLDNGRRGKAMTGANKRPLKSLADMIKGKSGRFRQNLLGKRVDYSGRSVIVVGPQLKLHQCGLPKLMALELFKPFIFNRLEMMGLATTIKAAKKLVETQEPVVWDILEEVIREHPIMLNRAPTLHRLGIQAFEPVLIEGKAIQLHPLVCAAFNADFDGDQMAVHVPLSIEAQLEARTLMLASNNILFPANGEPSIVPSQDIVLGLYYATRERVNGRGEGTHFVDVSEVLRAYENKFVELQTRITVRLNEYERDEQGEWQPVLRRFETTVGRAILSEILPKGLPFSVLNKALKKKEISRLINQSFRRCGLRDTVIFADQLMQSGFRLATRGGISICMDDMLIPDAKVGILAEASKEVKEIDKQYSSGLVTSQERYNNVVDIWGKAGDRVGKAMMEQLSTEPVIDRHGNATRQESFNSIYMMADSGARGSAAQIRQLAGMRGLMAKPDGSIIETPITANFREGLNVLQYFISTHGARKGLADTALKTANSGYLTRRLVDVTQDLVITEEDCGTNFGFNMKALVEGGEVIEPLRDRILGRTAVSDVINPDTQETVFEAGTLLDEDAVELIESLGIDEVKVRSPLSCETRHGLCAACYGRDLGRGSSVNVGEAVGVIAAQSIGEPGTQLTMRTFHIGGAASRAALASGVETKSNGTVRFTSAMRYVTNVKNEQVAISRSGEILIVDDSGRERERHKVPYGAILVHGDGSAVKAGAQLATWDPLTRPIITEHAGTIKFENVEEGVTVARQLDEVTGLSTLVAITPKTRGSAKQTVRPQVKLLNEQGEEVKIAGTDHSVSISFPVGALITVRDAQEVGVGEVLARIPQESQKTRDITGGLPRVAELFEARSPKDAGMLADVTGTVSFGKDTKGKQRLVITDLDGVSHEFLIPKEKQVLVHDGQVVNKGEMIVDGPADPHDILRLQGIEKLASYIVDEVQDVYRLQGVKINDKHIEVIVRQMLRRVVIVDAGETSFITGEQVERAEMLNENDRCAADNRRPATHYDVLLGITKASLSTDSFISAASFQETTRVLTEAAIMGKRDELRGLKENVIVGRLIPAGTGMAFHQARKEKEALEAAEREVVFADVGNTFDESTIFTTAPETVGAAPQDDAGDDTQV